A section of the Paenibacillus odorifer genome encodes:
- a CDS encoding MraY family glycosyltransferase, with translation MSFLIVYFLIPPLGKLAFRLDFVDKPRQDVERKIHREPIPLTASYAIFLGFFVTYLVFARDFSMETVALFVGGVLLLTIGTVDDWYKTKGKDFPALPKLIVQVSAAILVYASGNAFTGFYNPFSGDYIILPVILSFLLTIIWIFGVTTVINFSDGMDGLAGALTAISAVTLFVVALAKGQSSSAIMAISLIGVTLAYLRYNKPPAKIFMGDAGATFLGFILAVIALDGAFKQATVLSLFIPILALGVPIFDNIFVVVKRFIQGKSIYQADATQAHYRLLRAGLNQKQVVAVLCLISVCLSLSSIILLLIET, from the coding sequence ATGTCATTTCTTATCGTCTACTTTCTAATTCCGCCGCTCGGCAAGCTTGCTTTTCGGCTTGATTTTGTGGACAAGCCTCGGCAGGACGTTGAGCGTAAAATTCATAGAGAGCCCATTCCGCTAACGGCCAGCTACGCAATATTTCTCGGATTTTTTGTTACTTATCTGGTGTTCGCGCGTGATTTCTCCATGGAGACTGTCGCATTATTTGTTGGTGGAGTACTGTTGCTGACCATAGGCACGGTGGATGATTGGTACAAAACGAAGGGCAAAGATTTCCCAGCCCTGCCCAAGTTAATTGTACAAGTTAGCGCAGCGATCCTGGTTTATGCTTCTGGCAACGCCTTTACCGGATTTTACAATCCATTTTCAGGTGATTATATCATTTTGCCAGTCATTCTATCGTTTCTGCTGACGATTATCTGGATCTTCGGCGTAACCACTGTTATTAATTTCTCGGATGGCATGGACGGTCTAGCTGGTGCCTTGACGGCCATTTCGGCGGTTACGTTATTCGTAGTCGCACTGGCGAAGGGTCAATCCTCATCTGCCATTATGGCAATTTCGCTGATTGGCGTTACGCTTGCTTATCTGCGCTACAATAAGCCGCCCGCCAAAATCTTTATGGGCGACGCCGGGGCAACCTTTCTCGGCTTCATCCTTGCGGTAATTGCACTCGACGGCGCGTTCAAGCAAGCCACCGTCCTGTCGCTGTTCATCCCTATTCTGGCGCTGGGCGTACCGATCTTCGACAACATTTTTGTCGTAGTCAAACGTTTCATCCAAGGCAAGTCCATTTATCAAGCCGATGCCACCCAGGCTCATTACCGCCTGCTTCGGGCGGGCCTGAACCAGAAGCAGGTCGTTGCCGTGCTATGCCTGATTAGTGTTTGTCTATCCTTATCCTCTATCATTCTGCTGCTGATCGAGACTTAA
- a CDS encoding YjjG family noncanonical pyrimidine nucleotidase, giving the protein MKYDVILFDADDTLFDYGMAESHALSNAFLHFGMPTGAADYAASYQEINHALWRDLEQGRISSAALRVERFNRLFAAHALELDPESFSEAYLRFLGEGTFLMQGAIELCGELAECRLAIITNGIKDVQTSRIQGSLLSDTFEQIIISEEAGCQKPETGIFDYAFAKLGIEDKEKVLIVGDSLTSDIQGGINYGIDTCWFNPLGKINESGVQPKYEIRNLSELLDIVGKATNLQ; this is encoded by the coding sequence ATGAAATACGATGTTATTTTATTTGATGCCGACGATACGTTGTTTGATTATGGAATGGCAGAAAGTCACGCGTTGTCTAATGCCTTTCTACACTTTGGGATGCCCACAGGTGCAGCAGATTATGCTGCCAGTTATCAAGAGATTAACCACGCATTGTGGAGGGATTTAGAACAAGGAAGGATTTCATCTGCGGCGCTGCGGGTAGAGCGGTTCAATCGGTTGTTTGCTGCACATGCGCTTGAGCTTGATCCTGAATCATTTAGTGAGGCGTATCTACGTTTCTTAGGCGAAGGAACCTTTCTGATGCAGGGAGCGATCGAGCTATGCGGAGAGCTTGCAGAGTGCCGCCTGGCGATTATCACGAATGGAATCAAGGATGTGCAAACTTCCAGAATCCAAGGCTCGCTGCTGAGTGATACATTTGAGCAGATCATTATCTCAGAGGAGGCAGGATGTCAGAAGCCAGAGACCGGGATTTTTGATTACGCTTTTGCCAAATTGGGGATTGAGGATAAAGAAAAAGTATTGATTGTGGGTGACTCCTTAACCTCTGATATTCAAGGCGGAATTAATTATGGGATTGATACCTGCTGGTTTAACCCGCTCGGTAAGATTAATGAGTCCGGCGTTCAGCCAAAATACGAAATTCGAAACCTCTCGGAGCTACTAGATATTGTAGGGAAAGCTACTAACCTTCAATAA
- a CDS encoding ring-cleaving dioxygenase yields MSLTLKGLHHVSAITGKAQENFKFYTEVLGLRLIKKTVNQDDISVYHLFYGDEKGNPGTELTFFELPMAGRNREGNNSISALSLRVPSDAALTYWEQRFTELNVEHGTIQVLGGRQTLSFRDHESQRFILVSDENDNGVAGGTPWAKSPVPAQYGIVGLGPAHLTVESAEHTAVVLEQLLGFRRIGTYPSTVACQPDVIVFETGEGGSGTEVHLEERNDLDQEHLGRGGVHHVAFRVDNEDELKQWIEHIRQAQLPNSGFVDRFYFRSLYFREPNGILFELATDGPGFATDEPMESLGESLALPPFLESKRQQIEAYLKPLDTRQ; encoded by the coding sequence ATGAGCTTAACGTTAAAAGGACTTCACCATGTCTCAGCTATTACTGGCAAAGCACAGGAGAACTTTAAGTTCTATACAGAGGTACTCGGACTTCGTCTCATTAAAAAAACAGTAAATCAGGATGATATTTCAGTGTACCATTTATTCTATGGAGATGAGAAGGGCAATCCCGGAACCGAATTAACCTTTTTTGAACTTCCGATGGCGGGCCGCAACCGCGAGGGCAATAACAGCATCTCCGCCCTCTCCCTTCGAGTCCCAAGCGATGCCGCACTTACCTATTGGGAGCAACGCTTCACCGAACTTAACGTGGAGCATGGGACGATACAGGTACTTGGTGGACGCCAGACTTTATCCTTCCGCGATCACGAGAGTCAACGTTTCATTCTCGTATCCGACGAAAATGATAACGGTGTTGCCGGCGGTACTCCTTGGGCTAAAAGCCCAGTGCCTGCCCAATATGGCATTGTAGGCTTAGGTCCCGCACATCTCACAGTCGAAAGTGCAGAACATACAGCGGTGGTGCTGGAGCAGTTGCTTGGCTTCCGCCGTATAGGAACCTACCCTTCAACAGTTGCCTGTCAGCCAGATGTGATCGTATTCGAGACCGGTGAAGGCGGGTCAGGCACTGAGGTACATCTGGAGGAACGCAATGATCTGGATCAAGAGCATTTGGGACGTGGCGGGGTACATCACGTCGCCTTCCGCGTCGATAATGAAGACGAATTGAAGCAATGGATCGAACACATCCGCCAGGCACAGCTTCCTAATTCCGGTTTCGTCGACCGCTTCTACTTCCGTTCCCTCTATTTCCGTGAGCCTAACGGCATCCTTTTCGAGCTAGCTACAGACGGACCAGGTTTTGCTACAGATGAGCCTATGGAAAGTTTAGGTGAATCGCTTGCGCTGCCGCCATTTCTGGAATCGAAACGCCAGCAAATCGAGGCGTATCTGAAGCCGCTGGATACTCGGCAATAA
- a CDS encoding AAC(3) family N-acetyltransferase, which produces MHTTTSLMKQLQELEIDPRGTILVHSSLKSVGEVEGGANTVLDALSEYMKDGLLVLPTHTWAYINADNPRFSVQDSPSCVGILPELFRKRPGVVRSWHPTHSVAALGVDAEAFTAGDERWDTPCARGSVWGKLLDRKAEIVLLGVDLRRNTFIHGIEEWVDIPGRMTDSHEELYTVTPGGDEIMVPSRRHCGLSWSEHFWKVERELEEGGAMRKGNFGDALVRVCGTVETTDILSLMLKENPDLFSDNEPLHGESKPDPLPKTRREQP; this is translated from the coding sequence GTGCACACAACAACAAGCTTGATGAAACAATTACAGGAGTTGGAGATTGATCCACGGGGGACCATTCTAGTTCATTCCTCGTTAAAAAGTGTTGGCGAAGTAGAAGGAGGTGCGAACACGGTGCTGGATGCACTCAGCGAATATATGAAGGACGGGCTGCTTGTTTTGCCAACGCATACATGGGCTTATATTAATGCGGATAATCCACGCTTCTCTGTTCAAGATTCCCCATCTTGTGTTGGGATATTACCGGAGCTGTTCAGAAAACGTCCGGGCGTTGTTCGCTCTTGGCATCCGACTCATTCTGTAGCGGCTTTGGGTGTTGATGCTGAGGCGTTTACTGCAGGGGATGAACGTTGGGATACGCCATGCGCCCGTGGTTCAGTATGGGGCAAGCTGCTTGATCGTAAGGCGGAAATAGTACTGCTGGGCGTCGATCTGCGGCGGAATACGTTCATTCACGGTATTGAAGAGTGGGTGGATATTCCGGGCAGAATGACGGATAGTCATGAGGAATTATATACTGTGACGCCGGGTGGCGATGAAATCATGGTGCCTTCTCGCAGACATTGTGGTCTCTCTTGGTCGGAGCATTTTTGGAAAGTGGAACGCGAGCTTGAGGAAGGCGGTGCCATGCGTAAGGGGAATTTCGGGGATGCGCTAGTTAGAGTGTGTGGAACAGTAGAAACGACGGATATTTTAAGCCTGATGCTAAAAGAGAATCCTGATCTTTTCTCCGATAATGAACCGCTGCATGGTGAGTCCAAACCAGATCCGCTTCCAAAGACCAGACGTGAACAACCATAG
- a CDS encoding manganese-dependent inorganic pyrophosphatase: protein MEKTLVFGHKNPDTDTICSAIAYAALKKELGWDAEPVRLGDVSGETQFALDHFGVEAPRLVENVAGEANQVILVDHNERQQSANDIDRVRVVEVIDHHRIANFETAHPLYYRAEPVGCTATILNKMYKENGVAIPKDIAGLMLSAIISDSLLFKSPTCTAEDVAAARELAEIAGVNAESYGLDMLKAGADLSDKSIAQLISLDAKEFKMGEYKVEIAQVNAVDVNDVLSKQAELETALTSIIAEKELDLFLFVVTDILNNDSVGLALGRVAGAVEQAYNVKLDDNKALLKGVVSRKSQIVPVLTETIAKL from the coding sequence ATGGAAAAAACATTGGTCTTTGGACACAAAAATCCGGATACGGATACTATTTGTTCGGCAATTGCTTATGCAGCACTCAAAAAAGAATTAGGCTGGGATGCTGAGCCAGTTCGTCTGGGAGACGTTAGTGGTGAAACGCAATTTGCGCTTGATCATTTCGGAGTAGAGGCTCCTCGTCTGGTAGAGAACGTAGCTGGAGAAGCTAATCAGGTTATTCTTGTTGACCATAATGAACGCCAACAAAGTGCGAATGACATTGATCGAGTGCGTGTAGTTGAAGTTATCGACCATCACCGGATCGCTAATTTTGAGACTGCACATCCGTTATACTATCGTGCTGAGCCAGTAGGCTGTACTGCTACTATACTTAACAAAATGTATAAAGAAAACGGTGTAGCTATCCCTAAAGACATCGCCGGATTGATGTTGTCTGCAATCATTTCTGATTCCTTGCTGTTTAAATCTCCAACCTGCACCGCTGAAGATGTAGCGGCAGCGCGCGAATTGGCTGAAATTGCTGGTGTAAATGCAGAAAGCTACGGCCTTGATATGCTGAAGGCTGGTGCTGATCTTAGCGACAAGAGTATCGCTCAACTGATCTCCTTGGATGCTAAGGAATTCAAAATGGGTGAATACAAAGTAGAAATCGCCCAAGTGAACGCGGTTGACGTTAATGATGTACTCTCCAAGCAGGCTGAACTGGAAACTGCACTGACTTCCATTATTGCTGAAAAAGAATTGGATCTGTTCCTGTTCGTAGTTACAGATATCCTCAACAACGATTCGGTGGGTCTGGCTCTGGGCCGTGTTGCAGGTGCAGTAGAACAGGCGTACAACGTGAAGCTTGATGACAATAAAGCCCTTCTTAAAGGTGTAGTATCCCGTAAATCACAAATCGTACCGGTACTTACAGAGACGATTGCTAAACTGTAA
- a CDS encoding Glu/Leu/Phe/Val family dehydrogenase, translating into MELFAALERDDYEELLFCQDKASGLKAIIAIHDTTLGPALGGTRMWTYATEEEAIVDALRLAKGMTYKNAVSGLNLGGGKTVIIGDPKKDKNEAMFRAFGRYIQGLNGRYITAEDVGTTEEDMNIIYQETDYVTGTSPTYGSSGNPSPATAYGVYQGMKAAAKAAFGSDSLEGKTVAVQGVGNVAFTLCKHLHEEGAQLIVTDIHKPAVQRAVEAYGAKAVDPGDIISVDCDIYAPCALGATINDESLRVIKAKVIAGAANNQLKDSSHGDALHEMGIVYAPDYVINAGGVINIADELNGYNKERAFKQVAKIYDNITRVMEISRLNGIPTYAAANQLAEDRIALLRNSRSTFLRNGQHALTRRSLRG; encoded by the coding sequence ATGGAATTGTTTGCAGCATTGGAACGGGACGACTACGAGGAATTATTATTTTGTCAGGATAAGGCATCGGGATTAAAGGCGATCATCGCGATTCATGACACGACACTGGGACCAGCACTGGGTGGAACACGGATGTGGACCTACGCTACGGAAGAGGAAGCTATTGTTGATGCGCTTCGATTAGCAAAAGGGATGACCTATAAAAATGCAGTATCCGGCCTGAATTTGGGTGGTGGGAAAACAGTAATCATTGGAGATCCCAAGAAGGATAAAAATGAAGCCATGTTCCGTGCTTTCGGAAGATACATACAAGGTTTAAATGGACGGTACATAACTGCTGAAGATGTAGGGACTACGGAAGAGGACATGAACATTATTTATCAAGAGACAGATTATGTTACTGGCACCTCACCTACGTACGGTTCTTCGGGCAATCCGTCACCAGCAACGGCTTACGGTGTTTACCAAGGAATGAAGGCAGCCGCTAAAGCCGCCTTTGGCAGTGATTCGCTCGAAGGGAAGACAGTAGCTGTTCAAGGTGTGGGGAACGTGGCCTTTACACTGTGCAAACATCTTCATGAAGAAGGAGCACAGCTTATCGTAACGGACATCCATAAACCAGCCGTTCAACGTGCAGTAGAGGCCTATGGCGCTAAGGCTGTAGATCCAGGCGATATCATCAGTGTAGATTGTGATATTTATGCTCCTTGCGCTCTTGGAGCGACAATTAACGACGAATCCTTACGGGTAATCAAGGCGAAAGTGATTGCAGGAGCTGCTAATAATCAGCTGAAGGATTCCTCGCATGGTGATGCACTTCATGAGATGGGGATTGTATATGCTCCAGATTACGTGATTAATGCAGGTGGCGTCATTAATATTGCGGACGAGCTGAACGGCTATAATAAGGAACGTGCCTTTAAGCAGGTGGCGAAGATTTACGATAATATTACCCGCGTAATGGAAATTTCCCGTTTGAACGGAATACCTACTTATGCCGCTGCGAACCAGCTTGCAGAGGACCGGATAGCGCTATTAAGAAATAGCCGCAGCACCTTCCTGCGTAATGGTCAACATGCACTTACCAGAAGATCGCTGCGGGGATAA
- a CDS encoding peptidylprolyl isomerase: MLCLVMVIAAGCGNKPNNNNASSNNGSSGSAPGEGAAPTEGVPSATASHPLVTIEMEDGDIIQAELYPEVAPNTVNNFISLIQKGFYDNTIFHRVIPDFMIQGGDPDGTGMGGPGYSIAGEFSGNGFTNNLLHTEGVLSMARSQAPDSAGSQFFIMDAAYPSLDGSYAAFGKVTEGIEAVKRIVSLPRDGSDRPDEPPVMKKVTVDTFGVTYPEPQKVQ; this comes from the coding sequence ATGTTATGCCTGGTCATGGTTATTGCGGCAGGTTGCGGTAACAAGCCAAACAATAACAATGCAAGCAGTAATAATGGAAGCAGCGGATCAGCACCTGGGGAAGGTGCAGCCCCAACTGAAGGCGTTCCTTCAGCTACGGCAAGTCATCCCTTAGTAACCATTGAAATGGAAGACGGGGATATCATCCAAGCTGAGCTATACCCTGAGGTTGCCCCTAACACCGTAAACAATTTCATCTCACTTATTCAAAAAGGATTTTATGATAACACTATATTCCATAGAGTAATTCCTGACTTCATGATTCAAGGCGGCGACCCTGATGGCACAGGTATGGGAGGCCCGGGTTACAGTATCGCCGGAGAATTCTCTGGCAACGGGTTCACCAATAACCTTCTGCATACAGAAGGTGTTCTATCCATGGCAAGATCACAGGCTCCTGACTCTGCCGGTTCCCAGTTCTTTATTATGGATGCAGCTTACCCTAGTCTAGATGGAAGCTACGCCGCTTTTGGTAAAGTAACCGAAGGTATCGAAGCTGTAAAAAGAATTGTGAGCCTGCCTCGTGACGGTTCTGATCGTCCAGATGAGCCACCAGTAATGAAAAAGGTGACGGTCGACACCTTCGGCGTCACTTACCCAGAACCCCAAAAGGTTCAGTAA
- a CDS encoding MFS transporter codes for MLFSWKRNLIVLWIGVFFCSTAYSISIPFLSIFLSDELGVSNHLEIWSGVSFGITFLASALISPYWGSLADKYGRKPMLIRSGFSLAALYLINYFVHDPYVFLIVRVLQGLLAGFVPAAIAMVATNTPEHKTGYALSIMSTAGATGSIIGPLIGGVVSYYTSNRIAFLFSAGIVLISALIATFFAKEENFDRSAPRSHVSDDIREARSNRAFITLLSLAGISTFSVMILEPLIPIYLLDMGISKNSASLSSGIVFSAVGIATVLMAPQWGRIGSRKGFGMILFIGLIGGGIGNILQFFVSGYVEFAILRFAYGLFYAGVLPSVNAMIVQVIEPGFRGRAFGLNQAASQLATMAGPIIGGLLGAVIPIRWVFVINGVMLLVAAILVKTRKLEAQIAAARPAEQPTTMQG; via the coding sequence ATGCTCTTTTCGTGGAAGCGGAATTTGATCGTGCTTTGGATAGGGGTTTTCTTTTGTAGTACAGCTTATTCGATCTCGATTCCCTTCCTTTCCATTTTTTTGAGCGACGAACTTGGGGTTTCAAATCATTTGGAGATTTGGTCAGGGGTTAGTTTTGGAATAACCTTTCTTGCCAGCGCTTTAATCTCTCCCTATTGGGGTTCGCTAGCCGACAAGTATGGTCGGAAACCGATGCTTATTCGCTCGGGTTTTAGTCTGGCAGCTTTATACCTTATTAATTATTTTGTACATGATCCTTATGTTTTTTTGATTGTGCGTGTGCTGCAAGGACTGCTTGCCGGTTTTGTTCCAGCAGCTATTGCAATGGTAGCCACCAATACCCCTGAGCATAAGACGGGGTACGCTTTAAGTATTATGTCTACAGCCGGAGCTACAGGTAGTATTATTGGGCCATTAATCGGCGGTGTAGTGAGCTATTATACCAGCAACCGGATTGCTTTTTTATTCTCGGCGGGTATTGTACTTATCTCAGCGCTCATTGCTACTTTTTTTGCAAAAGAGGAGAACTTCGACCGTTCGGCTCCAAGGTCACATGTAAGTGATGATATCAGGGAAGCGAGAAGTAACCGAGCCTTTATTACTTTGCTCTCGCTGGCGGGAATCAGTACCTTCTCCGTTATGATTCTGGAACCGTTAATCCCAATTTATCTACTGGACATGGGGATCTCCAAAAATAGTGCCTCGCTAAGCTCGGGAATAGTGTTCTCTGCTGTGGGGATTGCTACGGTGCTGATGGCTCCGCAGTGGGGCAGAATCGGTAGCCGAAAGGGCTTTGGGATGATCTTATTTATTGGACTGATCGGGGGCGGCATCGGTAATATACTACAGTTTTTTGTTTCGGGCTATGTAGAGTTCGCTATCCTTCGCTTTGCTTACGGCTTGTTCTATGCAGGTGTGCTGCCGTCAGTGAATGCCATGATTGTACAAGTAATTGAGCCGGGATTCCGTGGACGGGCCTTTGGCCTGAATCAGGCGGCATCTCAGCTTGCGACGATGGCTGGACCGATTATCGGCGGCTTATTGGGCGCGGTTATTCCAATTCGCTGGGTGTTTGTAATCAATGGAGTGATGCTGCTGGTAGCAGCGATATTGGTTAAGACCCGCAAGCTGGAAGCGCAAATCGCCGCTGCTCGTCCCGCAGAACAGCCAACAACGATGCAGGGCTAA
- a CDS encoding sensor histidine kinase: protein MKLPKPNIAAAFLLILLLTAMVPFGTAIVSAESSDSTLPNWEIKFERIEVDHIEEAVAALDEEWTRVMPHGKSPETPSGATSAWLRFTLPQIGDKSALFIDKVYGNNVKAYLNNELIYDSEKDFNFNGSKVFIPLSKSVGGQQLYLWTHGGSKDLGIHGEIRVGQYDELLSVYVKQGLMDLIIGTTLIFIAIVLLICSLFMRKGYFSGGFLLVLIILSIGVLVVTYSSFLPTILGDYGEIVLVFFDVALYTLLPSFTFYFEKIFGPGKKKIVTRFRKFQIVYSIFCFSLMVVNILLSYQLDDFYRLMTTSVLGILMIVQFILLISLAFIHANRGNVDAVVFTTGFSIFAFMSLSELVMFYVSGQSYQLYWWKWGVVIFVIALIVILGRRFTRNHEQLIEYSHQLEKFNNDLQRSEKMEIISELAASVAHEVRNPLQVTRGFLQILGERSDQKEREYLQMAVTELDRATLIITDFLTFAKPGLETVEQLDVSEELRHVTGILSPLANLQGGVIELNLQPGLYVTGSSAKFKQAFINILKNSIEALKDNGLIKVTAWKSGKHIIISVHDNGEGMNRNELARLGEPYYSNKTKGTGLGLMVTFRIIEAMEGCTEFRSEKGEGTEIIVKIPELRRI, encoded by the coding sequence ATGAAGTTGCCAAAGCCCAATATAGCGGCTGCTTTTTTATTAATTCTACTGCTGACCGCTATGGTCCCTTTTGGTACGGCGATAGTGAGTGCTGAATCATCAGACTCTACGCTGCCCAATTGGGAGATTAAATTTGAACGTATAGAAGTAGATCATATTGAAGAAGCTGTGGCAGCTCTTGATGAAGAATGGACTCGTGTTATGCCTCATGGGAAAAGCCCAGAGACTCCAAGTGGGGCAACCTCAGCCTGGCTGCGGTTTACTTTACCACAAATTGGTGATAAATCTGCGTTATTCATAGATAAAGTATATGGAAATAATGTTAAGGCTTATTTAAATAACGAATTAATATATGATTCCGAAAAAGATTTTAATTTCAATGGCAGTAAGGTTTTCATTCCTCTGTCCAAAAGTGTTGGAGGACAACAGCTATATTTATGGACCCATGGTGGCAGCAAAGACTTAGGGATCCACGGCGAAATAAGAGTAGGCCAATACGATGAGCTGTTATCTGTTTATGTAAAGCAGGGCTTAATGGATCTGATCATTGGAACGACGCTTATTTTTATTGCGATTGTACTGCTGATTTGCTCGCTATTCATGAGAAAAGGTTATTTTTCCGGCGGATTTCTATTGGTGCTGATTATTTTATCCATTGGCGTGTTAGTGGTAACGTATTCATCGTTCCTGCCGACAATCCTAGGCGATTATGGAGAGATTGTACTTGTTTTCTTTGATGTAGCATTATATACGCTTCTGCCCTCCTTTACATTTTATTTTGAAAAAATATTTGGTCCAGGAAAAAAGAAAATCGTTACCCGATTCCGCAAGTTTCAAATTGTCTATTCTATATTCTGTTTTTCTCTAATGGTTGTTAATATCCTTTTGTCATATCAGTTGGATGACTTTTATAGATTGATGACTACGAGTGTGCTGGGTATCCTTATGATTGTGCAATTTATATTGTTGATCAGCTTAGCGTTTATTCATGCGAATCGTGGGAATGTAGATGCTGTTGTTTTTACTACAGGGTTCTCAATATTTGCTTTCATGTCTCTTAGCGAACTGGTCATGTTCTATGTATCGGGCCAATCCTATCAATTATATTGGTGGAAATGGGGAGTGGTGATTTTCGTAATTGCCTTAATCGTCATTCTGGGAAGAAGGTTTACTAGAAACCATGAACAGCTTATTGAATATTCCCATCAGCTTGAGAAGTTCAATAATGATTTGCAGCGCTCGGAGAAGATGGAGATTATTAGTGAGCTGGCAGCTTCGGTTGCGCATGAAGTACGGAATCCATTGCAGGTTACCCGAGGGTTTCTGCAGATTCTTGGGGAGCGTTCAGATCAAAAGGAGCGGGAATATCTGCAAATGGCGGTTACAGAACTGGATCGAGCTACGCTCATTATTACAGACTTCCTAACCTTCGCTAAACCAGGACTTGAAACCGTAGAGCAGCTTGATGTGTCCGAAGAGTTGAGGCATGTGACGGGTATTCTTTCTCCGTTAGCGAATCTGCAAGGGGGCGTCATTGAACTTAACCTGCAGCCAGGACTTTACGTTACTGGATCATCTGCCAAGTTCAAGCAAGCGTTTATCAACATTCTCAAAAATAGTATTGAAGCTTTAAAGGACAATGGGCTGATTAAAGTCACAGCCTGGAAGTCTGGAAAACATATAATAATCAGTGTTCATGATAATGGGGAAGGGATGAACCGGAATGAGCTGGCTCGGTTAGGGGAACCTTATTACTCCAATAAGACCAAAGGAACGGGGCTTGGACTGATGGTAACCTTTCGGATTATTGAGGCGATGGAGGGATGCACTGAGTTTCGCAGTGAGAAAGGGGAAGGGACTGAAATTATAGTAAAAATACCAGAACTTAGAAGAATTTAG